One part of the Mercenaria mercenaria strain notata unplaced genomic scaffold, MADL_Memer_1 contig_4620, whole genome shotgun sequence genome encodes these proteins:
- the LOC123544577 gene encoding uncharacterized protein LOC123544577: MSEKESTQTKKYFTVCGDCTDEIKFVFDDGQTLYVSENLLSYASPVFKAMFEHNLKEKTEREVKLTEKNYKDVLEFLLCLHPAVQREITTKNVLDVVGIAEEYQVDLLIMRCKNVMTKWLESELEYVKGYGIGDTTLRERTANCLTILHKALECRYTTVVDHAITIISKFGYGVFSGTLKLGPKGSNINTTRNNSSPSRGNYIHGDSKEGDSKCQKLFSTLPDNIKYRLLVERLMTCDKNIMY, from the exons ATGTCGGAAAAAGAAAGTACTCAGACAAAGAAATATTTCACAGTGTGTGGTGACTGTACAGATGAGATTAAATTCGTGTTCGACGATGGACAAACATTATATGTTTCTGAAAATCTGCTTAGCTATGCCTCACCGGTATTTAAAGCTATGTTTGAGCATAACTTGAAGGAGAAGACAGAACGGGAAGTAAAGTTGACAGAGAAAAATTATAAAGATGTATTAGAGTTCCTGCTTTGTTTGCACCCAGCTGTTCAGCGAGAAATCACAA caaaaaatgttttagatgtgGTCGGGATAGCAGAGGAGTATCAGGTTGACTTGCTTATCATGAGATGTAAAAATGTGATGACTAAATGGCTAGAAAGCGAACTGGAATATGTAAAAGGATACGGTATAGGTGATACAACTCTTCGGGAACGGACAGCTAACTGTCTAACAATATTACACAAAGCACTCGAATGCAGATACACAACCGTCGTTGATCATGCTATTACCATTATAAGCAAGTTTGGCTACGGTGTTTTCAGCGGAACGTTAAAACTCGGCCCAAAAGGTAGCAATATCAATACTACCAGAAATAATTCATCGCCTTCACGGGGAAATTATATACACGGTGACAGTAAAGAAGGAGACTCGAAGTGCCAGAAGCTATTTTCCACTCTACCTGATAACATAAAGTATAGATTGCTTGTAGAAAGGCTCATGACTTGTGACAAAAACATAATGTATTAA
- the LOC123528937 gene encoding uncharacterized protein LOC123528937, with product MKKWQGRMEKQIEQIQGYTINYNNLQLIIDEIKQTVFYAKAHLSEFKSQLDILSAGRVFPGLLSPFHLRALLVEIQNQAPKTYALPADPSTDLWKYYQFLRSSTMIAEDKIIINIHVPLIDFNSRFDVYRIHNFELPYSNINRSSIPQSSKVHLVAKYDLEFSALLFNRERTKFAVILPSELESCKSSFTQFCQVRSPFYQASMSELCVTALFLRNPAKVTQNCNIIIKPNTKLPYAENIDNGLWAVTTLIDLRFVIVCQSDTKSNHELVVKAPLSLVQLEMNCQAFNEHLNLSPWYSQISKKTHHLDYNPLLPPNISTNHLWKQFHYKLENFTNVKLPHELKTIKQIPLDILINKLENLRHSKLIDDSIFPTWIIVLIAAGCSITLGIGIFYLL from the coding sequence atgaaaaaatggcaAGGTCGCATGGAAAAACAGATTGAACAAATTCAAGGTTATACTATTAATTATAACAACCTCCAGCTTATCATTGATGAAATCAAACAGACTGTTTTTTATGCTAAGGCTCATCTCTCAGAATTTAAATCCCAGCTCGACATATTAAGTGCTGGCAGGGTATTCCCTGGGCTATTATCTCCCTTTCATCTGAGGGCATTATTAGTAGAAATACAGAACCAGGCGCCTAAAACTTACGCCCTGCCGGCGGATCCTAGCACGGATCTGTGGAAATATTATCAATTCTTACGCAGCTCGACTATGATTGCTGAGGACAAgattatcattaatattcatgttccCTTAATCGATTTCAATAGTCGTTTTGATGTATATCGTATTCATAATTTCGAACTTCCCTACAGTAACATTAATCGATCATCGATACCACAGTCATCTAAAGTACATCTTGTCGCTAAGTACGATTTAGAATTTTCAGCTCTTCTTTTTAATCGAGAACGCACAAAATTCGCTGTCATTCTGCCCAGTGAATTAGAATCTTGCAAAAGTAGCTTTACGCAATTTTGTCAAGTCAGATCCCCATTTTATCAAGCAAGCATGTCTGAATTATGTGTTACGGCTTTATTTCTACGAAACCCAGCTAAAGTTACGCAAAActgtaacattattattaaaccTAACACCAAGTTACCTTACGCCGAAAATATAGATAATGGTCTATGGGCAGTCACCACTTTAATTGATTTAAGATTCGTCATCGTGTGCCAATCTGACACTAAATCTAACCATGAATTAGTTGTTAAAGCCCCTCTCAGTTTAGTTCAACTTGAGATGAACTGTCAGGcctttaatgaacatttgaacttAAGTCCATGGTACTCTCAAATTTCTAAGAAAACACATCACCTTGATTATAACCCTCTACTTCCTCCTAATATTTCTACAAATCACCTATGGAAACAATTTCACTACAAACTTGAGAATTTTACAAATGTCAAGCTGCCCCACGAATTAAAAACTATTAAGCAAATTCCGCTTGACATTCTCATTAACAAATTAGAGAATCTAAGACACTCTAAACTAATTGATGATTCGATTTTCCCCACCTGGATTATAGTACTTATAGCTGCTGGTTGCTCAATTACTCTAGGAATtgggattttttatttattgtaa